One part of the Quercus lobata isolate SW786 chromosome 7, ValleyOak3.0 Primary Assembly, whole genome shotgun sequence genome encodes these proteins:
- the LOC115954193 gene encoding non-specific lipid-transfer protein A-like, with amino-acid sequence MEKKIMSCSVLAFGLMIILVLNASATAADGITCEEALTQLITCQPYFLGFGSKPSRTCCKGAENISQQANTTTIRRSLCECFENAAKAFQLIPERLKQLPQLCKIQVPVPLDPTVDCNTVP; translated from the exons atggagaagaaaataatgagtTGTTCAGTATTAGCCTTTGGGTTGATGATTATTTTGGTCCTCAACGCAAGTGCAACTGCTGCAGATGGCATAACATGCGAGGAGGCTTTAACACAATTGATAACCTGCCAACCATACTTCCTTGGTTTTGGCTCCAAACCAAGCCGTACATGCTGTAAAGGAGCAGAAAATATATCGCAACAGGCGAACACCACTACAATACGTAGGTCTTTGTGTGAATGTTTCGAAAATGCAGCAAAAGCTTTTCAACTTATACCTGAAAGACTAAAACAGCTTCCCCAACTTTGCAAAATCCAAGTTCCTGTTCCTCTTGACCCCACTGTGGATTGCAACAc TGTGCCATGA